One Halovivax ruber XH-70 genomic region harbors:
- a CDS encoding ABC transporter substrate-binding protein produces the protein MPRGSMASNGANPRINRRQWLAALGVGGAAALAGCSMGGGGDGDGDKSSNLGDLEEPPEVSGTYSAINASSFTTLNPIYNTESNAGTAIGYALDQGYTFDHNNELVPLLYDMSSEDGEVWTFDVREDLEFSDPYGSVTAEDFVYLIQEIHQSSWANSAAATSWTGVEVEQTGEYQFQATLETSQILWPESYDPLLYPIPKDLLQPYVEEEDTEGLQQDEELIELQFTGNLGAFTMDEWERSAGTRYSRNEDYYLQNVEFENRLMENAPYFEGAEIDIIEEESSRLNALETGESDVAAIPPTRVQKFRSEVDNVTVYEVPTPYNSIISVNMRDNGWQTGPGNLFRYKEFRQALTTALNKNELIEGVYRGFAEPHYTWQPEWSNFYPGEEGITKLGTEDTSTAEYARGLIEEALPQSEYDYAYQDDRLVDPDGNQVVIELCINASSETQQVLGEYMQGEYDEKLGIDLELNPMDAMRFDTDLWSAEPPADPSEEEMTDTVNGEEVTWENQFPTNPGPRSFTSSESWDMSSIYGLNTYPMNPLTNQVFFDGADTMYNPVGYYPEFDVESIFEQARQATSTEEIQEAMNELFVNLAEEQPYLMLTFGDDTMGYNASLEGPAENFMNGWDFPAWYFDE, from the coding sequence ATGCCACGAGGAAGTATGGCAAGCAATGGTGCTAATCCACGAATTAATCGACGGCAATGGCTCGCTGCACTCGGCGTTGGTGGCGCCGCAGCGTTGGCCGGCTGTTCGATGGGTGGTGGAGGGGACGGTGATGGCGACAAAAGTTCGAACCTGGGTGACCTCGAGGAACCGCCCGAGGTTTCGGGGACGTACTCGGCCATCAACGCCTCATCGTTTACGACGCTAAACCCGATCTACAACACTGAGTCAAACGCCGGGACGGCGATCGGCTACGCGCTCGATCAGGGATACACGTTCGATCACAACAACGAACTGGTTCCACTGCTGTACGACATGTCGTCGGAAGACGGTGAGGTGTGGACCTTCGACGTCCGTGAGGACCTCGAATTCAGTGATCCGTACGGATCGGTTACGGCCGAAGATTTCGTCTACCTCATTCAGGAGATTCACCAGAGTAGCTGGGCGAACTCGGCCGCCGCGACGTCCTGGACTGGCGTCGAGGTCGAACAGACCGGCGAGTACCAGTTCCAGGCGACGCTCGAAACCTCCCAGATCCTTTGGCCAGAGTCCTACGACCCGCTGCTGTATCCGATTCCCAAGGATCTCCTCCAGCCGTACGTCGAGGAGGAGGACACGGAGGGACTCCAGCAGGACGAGGAACTCATCGAGTTGCAATTTACGGGTAACCTCGGTGCGTTCACCATGGACGAGTGGGAACGCAGCGCGGGGACGCGGTACAGTCGCAACGAGGACTACTATCTCCAGAACGTCGAGTTCGAAAACAGGTTGATGGAAAACGCGCCGTACTTCGAGGGCGCCGAAATCGACATCATCGAGGAGGAGTCGTCGCGCCTCAATGCACTCGAGACCGGAGAGTCGGACGTCGCCGCGATTCCCCCGACCCGCGTACAGAAGTTCCGGAGTGAGGTGGACAACGTTACCGTCTACGAAGTGCCGACCCCGTACAACAGTATCATCTCGGTGAACATGCGGGACAACGGCTGGCAGACCGGCCCTGGCAATCTCTTCCGGTACAAAGAGTTCCGCCAGGCGCTCACCACCGCACTCAACAAGAACGAACTCATCGAGGGCGTCTACCGCGGCTTCGCCGAACCCCACTACACCTGGCAGCCAGAATGGTCGAACTTCTACCCGGGTGAGGAGGGCATCACGAAGCTTGGAACCGAGGACACATCGACGGCGGAGTACGCGCGTGGTCTCATCGAGGAGGCGCTCCCGCAGTCGGAGTACGACTACGCCTATCAGGACGACAGACTCGTCGACCCGGACGGTAATCAGGTCGTCATCGAACTCTGTATCAACGCCTCCAGTGAGACCCAACAGGTCCTGGGCGAGTACATGCAGGGCGAATACGACGAGAAACTCGGGATCGACCTCGAACTGAACCCGATGGACGCGATGCGGTTCGACACGGACCTCTGGAGCGCCGAACCGCCGGCGGACCCGAGCGAGGAGGAGATGACCGACACCGTCAACGGCGAGGAGGTTACGTGGGAGAACCAGTTCCCGACTAACCCCGGGCCGCGTTCGTTCACGAGTTCGGAGAGCTGGGACATGTCGTCGATCTACGGCCTCAACACCTATCCGATGAACCCGCTCACCAACCAGGTCTTCTTCGATGGGGCTGACACCATGTACAACCCGGTTGGGTACTACCCCGAGTTCGACGTCGAGTCGATCTTCGAGCAGGCCCGGCAGGCTACGAGCACTGAAGAGATTCAGGAGGCGATGAACGAACTGTTCGTCAACCTCGCCGAGGAACAGCCCTACCTAATGCTGACGTTCGGGGACGACACGATGGGGTACAACGCCTCGCTCGAGGGGCCGGCCGAGAACTTCATGAATGGGTGGGACTTCCCCGCCTGGTACTTCGACGAGTAA
- a CDS encoding ABC transporter permease encodes MGLGSYITARVFWAGIVSWIIVTITFLLLSASPDPTVQQAATQAALEGGNPAEAAERARELRGLDQPLHVRYMDFVENVFTLDWGWSDSRSQPVTEAVMDSLYYTAQYSIPWTILTLVLGPLVGVYSAANMYSWKDHLATGFAFFGYAIPNFFFGIVLLLIFGVWFRVVPVTYDTTVAVFSLENARQLILPVFVLVTGSIGGIMRVSRNESAEFQNSDFMKTAKAKGVSPFRAYAYHVMRPTLVPLSTTVVGQLLALFLGASLLVEVVFSIPGLGRLTWQALIAQDTNLLLGTTLIFTFIAVVGNLLEDLVFTIVDPRISFDDR; translated from the coding sequence ATGGGACTTGGGTCATACATAACCGCGCGTGTGTTCTGGGCGGGCATCGTTTCGTGGATCATCGTGACGATTACGTTTCTGTTGCTATCCGCATCGCCGGACCCGACGGTTCAACAGGCTGCCACGCAAGCAGCGCTCGAGGGTGGCAATCCGGCGGAAGCGGCGGAACGAGCACGGGAACTACGAGGACTCGATCAGCCGTTGCACGTCCGGTACATGGACTTCGTGGAGAACGTCTTTACGCTGGATTGGGGTTGGTCCGACTCGCGGAGCCAGCCAGTGACGGAGGCCGTCATGGATTCGCTGTACTACACAGCGCAGTACTCGATTCCGTGGACGATCCTGACGCTGGTGCTGGGGCCGCTCGTCGGCGTCTACTCGGCGGCGAACATGTACAGCTGGAAGGACCACTTAGCAACCGGCTTCGCCTTCTTCGGGTACGCGATCCCGAACTTCTTCTTCGGGATCGTGCTGCTCCTGATCTTCGGGGTGTGGTTCCGGGTCGTCCCCGTCACCTACGACACGACGGTGGCTGTCTTCAGCTTAGAGAACGCAAGACAGCTCATCTTACCTGTGTTCGTGCTCGTGACGGGCTCCATCGGGGGAATCATGCGCGTCTCGAGAAACGAATCCGCAGAGTTCCAGAATTCGGACTTCATGAAGACCGCGAAGGCGAAGGGCGTCTCGCCGTTTCGGGCGTACGCCTATCACGTCATGCGGCCGACGCTCGTGCCGCTCTCGACGACGGTCGTCGGGCAGTTGCTGGCACTGTTCCTGGGCGCGTCGCTACTCGTCGAGGTCGTGTTCTCCATCCCAGGGCTCGGGAGGCTGACCTGGCAGGCGCTCATCGCCCAGGACACGAACCTCCTGCTCGGGACCACGTTGATCTTCACGTTCATCGCCGTGGTTGGGAACCTGCTCGAGGACCTCGTCTTCACCATCGTCGATCCGCGAATCAGCTTCGATGACAGATAA
- a CDS encoding ABC transporter permease, with amino-acid sequence MELERNERFDQVDWDAVSDSESIVPSINTIGMVISSIVLTMLYVYDMEIQPERTPTFDAIGWDVTFEMIDYFFIFTILLFLFYIVLPLFQNLRMTMYYWREFRRNRPAVVSLIWLGIVFLGGIFGPLLMKAPEASIMHGHQPPVFATMAEGNVPSCVGEVSGGMCHGTWEYPLGTTRSGKGVFTMIVYGMTISMKIAFITTTIVAAIGISVGTVSAYAGGWVDEILMRVVDIVLSFPTLLFFLLILYAFGANLTTFIIVFSIFAWGGTARYVRSKALSISEEEYIDAVRISGANTFQVVRRHVVPNTASSIITNLTLLIPGFLLAEAQLSYLGLGDPSIASWGQLIASGRSELDFAPWIVLAPGIVLFLTILAFNFLGDALLDALNPQAEAESE; translated from the coding sequence ATGGAACTAGAACGTAACGAACGATTCGATCAGGTCGACTGGGATGCCGTCTCCGACTCGGAGAGCATCGTTCCGTCGATCAATACGATCGGGATGGTCATCTCGTCGATTGTGTTGACCATGCTCTACGTGTACGATATGGAGATCCAGCCCGAACGAACGCCAACGTTCGATGCGATTGGATGGGACGTGACGTTCGAGATGATCGATTACTTCTTCATCTTCACGATCCTCCTCTTTCTGTTCTACATCGTCCTGCCGCTGTTTCAGAACCTGCGCATGACGATGTACTACTGGCGCGAATTCAGGCGAAACCGGCCGGCCGTGGTCAGCCTGATCTGGCTCGGGATCGTCTTCCTCGGGGGGATATTTGGTCCGCTCCTCATGAAAGCACCCGAGGCCAGTATTATGCACGGCCACCAGCCGCCGGTCTTCGCCACGATGGCCGAGGGAAACGTCCCGAGCTGTGTCGGCGAGGTCTCCGGGGGGATGTGTCACGGTACCTGGGAGTATCCGCTCGGAACGACTCGCAGCGGCAAGGGCGTGTTCACCATGATCGTCTACGGGATGACGATCAGTATGAAGATCGCGTTCATCACGACGACGATCGTCGCCGCGATCGGTATCTCGGTCGGCACCGTCAGCGCCTACGCGGGTGGCTGGGTCGACGAGATCCTCATGCGTGTCGTCGATATCGTCCTGTCGTTCCCGACGCTGTTATTCTTCTTGTTGATCTTGTACGCGTTCGGCGCAAACCTGACGACATTCATCATCGTCTTCTCGATCTTCGCCTGGGGCGGAACGGCCCGGTACGTGCGGAGTAAGGCGTTGTCGATCTCCGAAGAGGAGTACATCGACGCTGTCAGGATCAGCGGGGCGAACACGTTTCAGGTGGTCAGGCGACACGTCGTCCCGAATACGGCGAGCAGCATCATCACCAACCTGACGCTGCTCATCCCCGGTTTCCTCCTCGCGGAAGCCCAGTTGTCGTACCTGGGTCTCGGCGATCCGAGTATTGCCTCCTGGGGGCAACTCATCGCGTCCGGCCGATCGGAACTGGACTTCGCGCCGTGGATCGTCCTCGCGCCAGGTATCGTCCTCTTCCTGACGATATTGGCGTTCAACTTCCTCGGTGACGCACTGCTAGACGCACTCAATCCGCAGGCGGAGGCCGAGTCAGAATAA
- a CDS encoding ABC transporter ATP-binding protein: MTAETPLLEVEGLETTFSTEQGEVVAVDGIDFSVDAGETVCIVGESGSGKTVATESVTRLISTPPGHVDGSVRFQGEELLEMTEEQLRSIRGNNISHIFQNPQDAMNHCYTVGWQIVEALQVHTDLSKADARSKAVDLLDRVGIANASSRFDDYPHEFSGGQKQRVMIAMALVADPDLLIADEPTTALDVTVQSEILNLLDELQDEFGMGILFVTHDLGVVAQIADRVVVMYAGKVMERGDVYDIFDNPSHPYTQKLLDCLPGRNATGGGIPGSLPSVIDPPNGCRFADRCEHAMDACRVGEQPREVDIGSGHAVSCLYYQEGYDRAVVEYDIPETGTSSGEVSPSDD, from the coding sequence ATGACGGCAGAGACGCCACTTCTCGAGGTCGAAGGCCTCGAAACGACGTTCAGCACAGAACAAGGCGAAGTCGTCGCCGTCGACGGAATCGACTTCAGCGTCGACGCGGGTGAAACCGTCTGTATCGTCGGCGAGTCGGGGTCCGGAAAGACGGTCGCCACCGAATCGGTCACCCGCCTCATCAGTACGCCGCCCGGCCACGTCGACGGCTCGGTGCGGTTCCAGGGTGAGGAACTGCTCGAAATGACCGAAGAGCAGCTGCGCTCGATCAGAGGAAACAACATCTCGCACATCTTCCAGAACCCGCAGGATGCGATGAACCATTGTTACACGGTGGGCTGGCAGATCGTCGAGGCGTTGCAGGTTCACACGGACCTTTCGAAGGCAGACGCTCGATCGAAGGCTGTCGACCTCCTCGATCGCGTCGGGATCGCGAACGCCAGTTCGCGGTTCGACGACTATCCCCACGAGTTCTCGGGCGGACAGAAACAGCGCGTCATGATCGCCATGGCACTGGTCGCGGATCCGGATCTCTTGATCGCTGACGAGCCGACGACGGCATTAGACGTCACCGTCCAGAGTGAGATCCTCAACCTGCTGGACGAACTCCAGGACGAGTTCGGCATGGGGATTCTGTTCGTGACGCACGACCTCGGCGTCGTCGCCCAGATCGCCGATCGGGTCGTCGTGATGTACGCGGGAAAGGTAATGGAGCGCGGCGATGTTTACGACATCTTCGACAATCCATCACACCCGTACACGCAGAAACTACTCGATTGTCTCCCGGGACGAAACGCGACTGGGGGTGGGATTCCCGGCTCACTCCCGTCGGTCATCGACCCACCGAACGGCTGTCGGTTCGCCGACCGGTGCGAGCACGCCATGGACGCCTGTCGCGTTGGTGAGCAGCCGAGAGAGGTCGACATCGGTTCCGGTCACGCCGTCTCGTGTCTTTACTATCAGGAGGGGTACGATCGAGCGGTGGTCGAGTACGACATACCGGAGACTGGTACTTCTTCAGGCGAGGTGAGTCCAAGCGATGACTGA
- a CDS encoding ABC transporter ATP-binding protein has protein sequence MTEQPLLSVKNLKKHYPIRKGFFNRQVGAARAVDGISFDIRRGETVGLVGESGCGKSTAARSIIRLEEPTDGEVIYNGSLGAGHDGSASRTTDVTEFDRGELKSFRRKAQMIFQDPSSSFDPRMPVGDAIGEMLQVHGMADRERRRRIVENLIDRVGLERDDYDRYPHEFSGGQKQRLGLARALVLNPDLIIADEPVSALDVSIKAEILSLLDELQTEFDLSLLFISHDMSVIQEVSDRVAVMYLGEIVELGPTETVFENPQHPYTEALLSSIPQPDPRAAMDKIELHGTVPDPSNPPSGCRFHTRCHRVLQPADLDLEQSSWRNLITFREQVLSDAIDIETVRKQLAAEGETEAVADADLKARLRTEFDLDAPLASERAEEQFETVLSHLVSEEPEAARELLETTFISPCAKKQPATTEHAGDHQSACHLHEERDAATESTELLQ, from the coding sequence ATGACTGAGCAACCACTGCTGTCCGTCAAGAATCTCAAAAAGCACTACCCGATCCGAAAGGGTTTCTTCAACCGGCAAGTCGGTGCCGCGCGGGCTGTCGACGGGATTAGCTTCGATATCCGACGTGGGGAGACCGTCGGTCTCGTCGGAGAATCGGGCTGTGGGAAGTCGACTGCTGCACGGTCGATTATCCGGCTCGAAGAGCCGACCGACGGTGAGGTCATTTACAACGGCTCACTCGGGGCGGGCCACGATGGGTCTGCCTCTAGAACGACCGACGTCACCGAGTTCGATCGTGGCGAACTGAAGTCGTTCCGGCGGAAGGCCCAGATGATCTTCCAGGACCCGTCGTCGAGTTTCGATCCGCGGATGCCAGTCGGCGACGCCATCGGTGAGATGTTGCAGGTTCACGGGATGGCTGATCGCGAACGTCGTCGTCGCATCGTCGAGAACTTGATCGATCGAGTCGGCCTCGAACGAGACGATTACGATCGCTATCCGCACGAGTTTTCGGGCGGCCAGAAGCAGCGTTTGGGGCTCGCTCGCGCGCTCGTGTTGAATCCGGACCTGATCATCGCAGACGAACCTGTCTCGGCGCTCGACGTGTCGATCAAAGCGGAGATTCTGTCGTTGCTCGACGAACTGCAGACGGAGTTCGACCTTTCGCTCCTGTTCATCAGCCACGACATGTCTGTCATCCAGGAGGTGAGTGACCGCGTCGCGGTCATGTACCTCGGCGAGATCGTCGAGCTGGGACCGACCGAGACGGTGTTCGAGAATCCGCAACATCCCTACACCGAGGCGTTGCTCTCGTCGATTCCGCAGCCGGATCCCCGAGCGGCGATGGACAAGATCGAGCTACACGGGACGGTCCCGGATCCGTCGAATCCCCCATCCGGCTGTCGATTCCACACGCGGTGTCATCGCGTGCTACAGCCGGCGGACCTCGACCTGGAGCAATCGAGCTGGCGGAACCTAATTACCTTCCGTGAGCAGGTGCTGTCGGACGCGATCGATATAGAGACGGTTCGAAAACAACTCGCTGCCGAGGGTGAGACGGAGGCAGTGGCAGACGCCGACCTGAAGGCTCGTCTCCGAACCGAGTTCGATCTCGATGCACCGCTGGCATCCGAACGGGCCGAAGAACAGTTCGAGACGGTCCTCTCACACCTCGTCTCGGAAGAGCCGGAGGCGGCGCGCGAGTTGCTCGAGACGACGTTTATCTCGCCGTGTGCAAAGAAGCAACCGGCAACGACCGAGCATGCTGGGGACCATCAGTCCGCGTGCCATCTCCACGAAGAACGTGACGCCGCGACCGAGTCGACCGAACTGCTGCAGTGA
- the hpt gene encoding hypoxanthine/guanine phosphoribosyltransferase produces MDQLERSLREAPIVEKDDGYQYFVHPISDGVPKLDPGLLREIVIRIIRKAHLEEVDRIVTPAAMGIHISTAVSLMTDIPLTVIRKREYGLEGEVAIAQQTGYSENEMYINDVHEGERVLVLDDVLSTGGTLASVIDALNEIGAEVVDSVAVIKKVGGANEVEDSGHHVKTLVNVDVVDGEVVIVDANGDD; encoded by the coding sequence ATGGATCAACTGGAACGGTCGCTTCGTGAGGCGCCGATCGTCGAGAAAGACGACGGCTACCAGTACTTCGTCCACCCGATCAGTGACGGCGTCCCAAAACTCGACCCCGGACTCCTTCGAGAGATCGTCATCAGGATCATCCGGAAAGCACATCTCGAAGAAGTCGACCGCATCGTCACCCCCGCTGCGATGGGAATCCACATCTCGACCGCCGTCTCACTCATGACGGACATACCACTCACGGTCATCAGAAAGCGTGAGTACGGCCTCGAAGGAGAGGTCGCCATCGCCCAACAGACTGGGTACTCCGAGAACGAGATGTACATCAACGACGTCCACGAAGGCGAGCGAGTCCTCGTTCTGGACGACGTCCTTTCGACCGGCGGGACGCTGGCGTCCGTCATCGACGCGCTGAACGAAATCGGCGCCGAGGTCGTCGACTCCGTCGCCGTCATCAAGAAAGTCGGCGGAGCGAACGAGGTCGAAGACAGCGGCCACCACGTCAAGACGCTCGTCAACGTCGACGTGGTCGACGGCGAAGTCGTCATCGTCGACGCGAACGGCGACGACTGA
- a CDS encoding DUF7344 domain-containing protein, whose protein sequence is MLPDHAPTDHLSKGEVFEVLRNQRRRFVLQYLKQDDRPVELGDLAQQVAAWEYETTLDGVTPEQRKRVYTTLQQTHLPKMDESGILLFDSDAGVIEATDRTRDISVYLEIVPGHEFAWRELYLSLGAISCALVAALWGGVYPFTIVPTLGWTALLALVFTATAAVHIYHERTMRLGYGNHPPELSYRDET, encoded by the coding sequence ATGCTGCCCGATCACGCACCCACAGACCATCTATCGAAAGGCGAGGTATTCGAGGTGTTGCGTAACCAGCGACGGCGATTCGTCCTCCAGTATTTAAAACAGGACGACCGACCGGTCGAACTCGGAGACCTGGCTCAGCAGGTTGCCGCCTGGGAGTACGAAACGACGCTCGACGGCGTCACGCCCGAACAACGAAAGCGCGTCTACACCACGCTCCAGCAGACGCACTTGCCGAAGATGGACGAGTCGGGAATTCTCCTATTCGACTCCGACGCGGGGGTGATCGAGGCCACCGATCGAACCCGAGATATCAGCGTCTATCTGGAAATCGTCCCGGGACACGAGTTCGCCTGGCGAGAACTGTACCTCTCACTCGGAGCCATCAGTTGCGCACTGGTCGCGGCGCTGTGGGGTGGCGTCTACCCCTTCACGATCGTCCCGACACTGGGCTGGACAGCATTACTCGCGCTCGTCTTTACGGCGACTGCAGCCGTCCACATCTACCACGAACGGACGATGCGCCTGGGCTACGGGAACCACCCGCCCGAGCTCTCCTATCGGGACGAGACGTGA
- the coaBC gene encoding bifunctional phosphopantothenoylcysteine decarboxylase/phosphopantothenate--cysteine ligase CoaBC yields the protein MPQLEDVNVVLGVTGSIAAVKTVELAHELRRRGASVKAVMSESASGIVHPNAVGYATGNEAVTELSWRVEHVELCGRDGWADVLLIAPATANTVGKLAAAIDDTPVTTTATTALGADVPVVVAPAMHEPMYDHPGVLASLERIESWGVDLVDPRIEEEKAKIATEDAICTAVARATGETPLAGEHVVVTAGATAEAIDPVRVLTNRSSGRMGRAVARACYVRGADVTLIHGPIGPHSVEKPANSHDETLPDADVISVETTAEMIEATRSACETASVLVSAAALADYTTDERDGKIRSGTERELTLEPTAKLIDTVRADRPDLPIVGFKTETSGDEQAMIDAARDVLDRVGLAFVVANDASVMGEDETSALLVHAGDVASFTGTKADLAEEIARSLGQVV from the coding sequence ATGCCGCAGCTCGAAGACGTGAACGTCGTACTCGGGGTGACTGGGTCGATCGCGGCCGTGAAGACGGTCGAACTGGCCCACGAGCTACGCCGCCGTGGCGCTTCTGTCAAGGCAGTGATGAGCGAGAGTGCGAGTGGGATCGTCCATCCCAACGCTGTCGGCTACGCAACCGGAAACGAGGCTGTCACCGAGCTTTCCTGGCGGGTCGAGCACGTCGAACTGTGCGGTCGCGACGGGTGGGCCGACGTCCTCCTGATTGCCCCGGCGACGGCCAACACCGTCGGGAAGCTTGCCGCCGCCATCGACGACACACCCGTCACGACGACGGCGACGACGGCGCTCGGCGCCGACGTTCCGGTCGTCGTCGCACCGGCGATGCACGAACCGATGTACGACCACCCGGGCGTGCTCGCGTCCTTAGAGCGGATCGAATCGTGGGGCGTCGATCTCGTCGATCCCCGGATCGAGGAGGAGAAAGCGAAGATCGCGACCGAGGACGCGATCTGTACGGCCGTCGCACGGGCGACGGGCGAGACACCGCTCGCAGGGGAGCACGTCGTCGTCACGGCCGGGGCGACTGCCGAGGCGATCGACCCCGTCAGAGTTCTCACGAACCGCTCGTCCGGACGGATGGGGCGGGCTGTCGCTCGCGCCTGTTACGTTCGCGGCGCGGACGTCACGCTGATCCACGGACCGATCGGCCCCCACTCGGTCGAAAAGCCAGCGAACTCGCACGACGAGACGCTACCCGACGCCGACGTGATCAGTGTCGAAACGACTGCCGAGATGATCGAGGCAACCCGATCGGCCTGCGAGACGGCGAGCGTCCTCGTCTCCGCAGCGGCGCTGGCAGATTACACGACCGACGAACGGGACGGGAAGATCCGATCGGGCACCGAGCGCGAACTGACGCTCGAACCGACGGCCAAACTCATCGATACAGTCAGGGCAGATCGGCCGGATCTGCCCATCGTCGGCTTCAAGACCGAGACGAGTGGCGACGAGCAAGCCATGATCGACGCCGCGCGAGACGTGCTCGACCGGGTCGGCCTCGCCTTCGTCGTCGCGAACGACGCCAGCGTGATGGGCGAAGACGAAACCAGCGCGTTGCTCGTTCACGCAGGCGACGTCGCCTCGTTTACCGGAACGAAGGCCGATCTGGCCGAGGAGATTGCACGCTCACTCGGGCAAGTCGTCTAA
- a CDS encoding NAD-dependent epimerase/dehydratase family protein, with translation MAIVAITGGTGNVGRQALGALDEHETTILARSDADDIDVVTLDVTDRDRFVDVLDGHDTLVHLAANPSPWASWDEVLDANVDGTYNAYHAAVENDLDRVVFASTNHTMHMYNAADTAEPESLVEQPRPVFPDDPPRPDSPYGISKVAGEAIGTYFADRHGLTVVNLRIGWLLNDESLRETQSEDDDHARFARAMYLSPRDCRDALRKSVTHSIEESPLTCHVVSANDERYFSIVEAQTELGYRPRDNARQVLDSGTSTEQE, from the coding sequence ATGGCAATCGTTGCGATCACCGGTGGCACCGGCAACGTCGGGCGACAGGCACTCGGTGCACTCGACGAGCACGAGACGACGATACTGGCCCGCAGCGATGCCGACGACATCGACGTCGTCACCCTCGACGTAACCGATCGGGACCGGTTCGTCGACGTCCTCGACGGGCACGACACGCTCGTACATCTGGCGGCGAACCCGTCACCGTGGGCCTCGTGGGACGAGGTGCTCGACGCGAACGTCGACGGAACGTACAACGCCTATCACGCCGCCGTCGAGAACGACCTCGACCGCGTCGTCTTCGCGAGTACGAACCACACGATGCACATGTACAACGCCGCCGACACGGCCGAGCCCGAGTCGCTCGTCGAACAGCCTCGCCCCGTGTTTCCCGACGACCCCCCACGCCCCGACTCACCGTACGGCATCAGCAAGGTCGCGGGCGAAGCCATCGGGACGTACTTCGCGGATCGCCACGGCCTGACGGTCGTCAACCTGCGCATCGGCTGGTTGCTGAACGACGAGTCGCTTCGTGAGACCCAGTCCGAGGACGACGACCACGCCAGGTTCGCCCGCGCGATGTACCTCAGTCCGCGAGACTGCCGCGATGCCCTTCGTAAATCCGTCACTCACAGCATCGAGGAGTCGCCGCTGACCTGTCACGTCGTCTCCGCGAACGACGAACGATACTTCTCGATCGTCGAGGCCCAGACGGAGCTCGGCTATCGACCGCGGGACAATGCAAGGCAGGTTCTCGACAGTGGGACATCGACTGAACAGGAGTAG
- a CDS encoding FAD-binding protein has translation MYDCIVVGGGVAGLSAGLFTARAELDTLVVSAGESILARNASLENYPGLPAGFDARRYLSIVRDQAEATGCTVVDDRIESVGLTGETAGDQDRVVRLAGVDDDYEARRVVAASWPDSEYLVGTEVERIQRGSKYVVSVGRAGRTAVDGIYAAGRIADTPHQAIVAAGHGATVGLAVVQDSDTPFYHDWVAPQGYFTGRDRNVPPACDEIEADERLAHDERARTRLAQDLEEPFDDEPTQHPRVADE, from the coding sequence ATGTACGATTGCATCGTCGTCGGTGGCGGCGTCGCCGGGTTGTCGGCCGGCCTGTTCACCGCCCGCGCCGAGCTCGATACGCTCGTCGTCTCGGCCGGAGAGTCGATCCTCGCCCGGAACGCGAGTCTGGAGAACTACCCCGGACTGCCGGCCGGGTTCGACGCGCGACGCTACCTGTCGATCGTTCGCGACCAGGCAGAAGCGACGGGCTGTACAGTCGTCGACGATCGGATCGAGAGTGTGGGCCTCACAGGCGAAACCGCCGGCGACCAGGATCGAGTCGTTCGGCTCGCGGGGGTCGACGACGACTACGAAGCCCGTCGGGTCGTCGCGGCTTCCTGGCCAGACAGCGAGTACCTCGTCGGGACCGAGGTCGAGCGAATCCAGCGCGGGAGCAAGTACGTCGTGTCGGTCGGTCGAGCCGGGCGGACGGCCGTCGACGGAATCTACGCGGCGGGCCGAATCGCCGACACGCCCCATCAGGCGATCGTCGCCGCCGGCCACGGCGCCACAGTCGGCCTGGCGGTGGTCCAGGACAGCGACACACCGTTCTATCACGACTGGGTCGCACCACAGGGATACTTTACCGGACGGGACCGCAACGTGCCGCCCGCCTGTGACGAGATCGAGGCCGACGAACGGCTGGCTCACGACGAGCGAGCGCGGACACGGTTAGCCCAGGATCTCGAGGAACCGTTCGACGACGAACCGACACAACATCCACGCGTCGCCGACGAATAA